A portion of the Ricinus communis isolate WT05 ecotype wild-type chromosome 10, ASM1957865v1, whole genome shotgun sequence genome contains these proteins:
- the LOC8263111 gene encoding mitoferrin isoform X1, translating to MATDASPKYRTPDFHHPEIPDISVSNHDGLHFYQYMIAGSIAGSVEHMAMFPVDTLKTRMQVLTGSSCGLTQSIGVRQTFGSILKLEGPAVFYRGIGAMGLGAGPAHAVYFSVYELGKQLLSRGDRNNSAAHAASGVCATVASDAVFTPMDMVKQRLQLKSSPYKGVGDCVKRVLMEEGITAFYASYKTTVIMNAPFTAVYFATYEAAKRALMEVSPESADDERSAVHATAGAVAGGLAAVFTTPLDVVKTQLQCQGVCGCRRFSSSSIGNVVRTIVKKDGYHGLMRGWIPRMLFHAPAAAISWSTYEAAKSFFQQLNHDNQA from the exons ATGGCCACTGATGCCTCCCCAAAGTATCGGACACCCGATTTCCACCACCCCGAAATACCCGATATCTCCGTTTCCAACCACGACGGCCTTCACTTCTATCAATACATGATAGCCGGTTCGATTGCCGGCTCCGTGGAACACATGGCAATGTTTCCAGTTGACACGCTCAAAACCCGCATGCAAGTGCTTACTGGGTCGTCATGCGGTCTGACCCAATCTATCGGAGTACGTCAAACTTTCGGGTCTATCTTGAAACTTGAAGGTCCAGCTGTTTTTTATCGTGGTATCGGAGCCATGGGTCTCGGAGCTGGACCTGCCCATGCAGTCTACTTCTCAGTTTATGAGCTAGGGAAGCAGTTATTATCTCGGGGCGACCGGAATAACTCGGCTGCCCATGCCGCTTCTGGTGTTTGTGCGACGGTGGCGAGTGATGCGGTTTTTACACCGATGGATATGGTGAAGCAGAGATTACAGTTAAAAAGTAGCCCTTATAAAGGTGTTGGTGATTGTGTGAAAAGGGTACTAATGGAAGAGGGAATTACAGCTTTTTATGCGTCGTATAAAACTACGGTTATTATGAATGCGCCTTTTACGGCGGTTTATTTTGCTACTTATGAGGCCGCGAAAAGGGCATTGATGGAGGTGTCGCCAGAGAGCGCTGATGATGAGAGGTCGGCTGTTCATGCTACTGCTGGTGCTGTAGCTGGTGGTTTGGCTGCTGTTTTTACTACTCCCCTTGATGTTGTTAAAACTCAGTTGCAGTGTCAG GGTGTGTGTGGTTGTCGTAGATTTTCAAGTAGCTCAATTGGGAATGTTGTTAGAACGATTGTGAAGAAGGATGGATACCATGGGCTTATGAGGGGATGGATTCCCAGGATGCTCTTCCATGCTCCAGCTGCTGCGATTAGCTGGTCTACTTATGAAGCAGCAAAAAGCTTTTTTCAACAACTCAATCATGATAACCAAGCTTAA
- the LOC8263111 gene encoding mitoferrin isoform X2 encodes MATDASPKYRTPDFHHPEIPDISVSNHDGLHFYQYMIAGSIAGSVEHMAMFPVDTLKTRMQVLTGSSCGLTQSIGVRQTFGSILKLEGPAVFYRGIGAMGLGAGPAHAVYFSVYELGKQLLSRGDRNNSAAHAASGVCATVASDAVFTPMDMVKQRLQLKSSPYKGVGDCVKRVLMEEGITAFYASYKTTVIMNAPFTAVYFATYEAAKRALMEVSPESADDERSAVHATAGAVAGGLAAVFTTPLDVVKTQLQCQIFK; translated from the exons ATGGCCACTGATGCCTCCCCAAAGTATCGGACACCCGATTTCCACCACCCCGAAATACCCGATATCTCCGTTTCCAACCACGACGGCCTTCACTTCTATCAATACATGATAGCCGGTTCGATTGCCGGCTCCGTGGAACACATGGCAATGTTTCCAGTTGACACGCTCAAAACCCGCATGCAAGTGCTTACTGGGTCGTCATGCGGTCTGACCCAATCTATCGGAGTACGTCAAACTTTCGGGTCTATCTTGAAACTTGAAGGTCCAGCTGTTTTTTATCGTGGTATCGGAGCCATGGGTCTCGGAGCTGGACCTGCCCATGCAGTCTACTTCTCAGTTTATGAGCTAGGGAAGCAGTTATTATCTCGGGGCGACCGGAATAACTCGGCTGCCCATGCCGCTTCTGGTGTTTGTGCGACGGTGGCGAGTGATGCGGTTTTTACACCGATGGATATGGTGAAGCAGAGATTACAGTTAAAAAGTAGCCCTTATAAAGGTGTTGGTGATTGTGTGAAAAGGGTACTAATGGAAGAGGGAATTACAGCTTTTTATGCGTCGTATAAAACTACGGTTATTATGAATGCGCCTTTTACGGCGGTTTATTTTGCTACTTATGAGGCCGCGAAAAGGGCATTGATGGAGGTGTCGCCAGAGAGCGCTGATGATGAGAGGTCGGCTGTTCATGCTACTGCTGGTGCTGTAGCTGGTGGTTTGGCTGCTGTTTTTACTACTCCCCTTGATGTTGTTAAAACTCAGTTGCAGTGTCAG ATTTTCAAGTAG